The DNA sequence GGCTCCTCCACTGATGTGTGTATGCTGCTCGCATGTTTCTCTGCATGACACAAAGAGGATCTCAGCTTGTTGAATTTTAATGACCCGATCGTAGCAAACACTGGAGATGTCATCGATCGGATATTAGGCTATGTCCTTCTGCGCTGGCCGACCGCCAGACATTTCACCACCAGCTGATAAAGATTCCCCTTTCCCACTCGTTCCTGAGTCTCCTCTATGTGGGAGACGCCGTTACAGTTCAGCCTGATATGGTTAGAGCTTTTCACTGAATGTTTAAGGCAGATACGTTGGTGCAAATTCTTTCTCCCTAAAAACGTGCTCTGAGAAACGGCCTCCTACTGGCCGGCAGTCTGTGAAGCAGGCTGGAGCCTCTCCTCCCTTCGCTGTAATTACTGCTTCACTGCGTTGTTGTTTTCACTCTCCACATCGTCTGATAGTGCTCAAACTGAACTGCCCCATCGGACTCTGGAGAGCGCTTGACTATAAAAGACTCTTTTATGCATGAAGGTGAAAAAACAGATTATGAAAAATGCATTGTGGTGTGCTCAGTCTCACTTGTTGCAAAACCCCTTgtttcattttcctgaaataAGAGTCGAGTGGCGGTCGGGCGTGTCGTATAATAACAAACCATCCGTCATATTCTACCACAGAGCACGGCTTTGAACGCCTATTCTTACCCTGGCAGTAGTGATATAGACACTGATGTTTCCACCAGTTTGTTGGTCTTGAAGGGTTCAGCGATGCTTTAAAGACACATCGTCCCACTTACAGTTCCCCGAGTGATATTTTGACATCGAGATGGTCTAATTGTCCGGAACATATCTGATATCTGTCTTGTGCCTCTTCTCCTGTACAATTGGGAGTAATGCAAAAAGACGATGAATCAATACACTCGACCACTAGTTTGACTAGACGAGTGCCGAGTCTCCgaaagccagaaaaaaacaggggtAAGACAGTTTTCCACTAAAACTGTTTATTCATGCACTGGAGAGACTTTCAGGCAACAGAGTTGTTGCCAGTTTGCCAAAAAAGTGAATGCATAAATAAAAGAAGTTACGTAGAGTACTGTCCCATtccttgaattaaaaaaataccagtGGACTAACACTGACCCTGTCCGCCTCCTTTAGTTCAATAAGTGTTTTTGTATCTAATTTATTTCACCGCCACAATGAATAACTTTGCATACAACATACTGTGTATTGTGAAAGCAGAAAGCTTATTGTAATCAATCGTTATAGATGCCAGTTAATAGATTTACCACATACAACAGCTTCCTCTGGAGATTATGCTCAACTAGACATCCCaggtgggaagaaaaaagcagaagaaaaaaaaatttgtgtgGATGGATACATTCAATAACATGGAAACTAATCTGCTCCGTGAGTCAGACGAATGACAGACTATCAAGAATGTGGTGTCTGCGATGAATGGGAAAACACCTTGGAgacaatgtattttcattttcagtagTGTCCTGGTGAAAACATATGATCTAATCAGCTGCCTGTGATTCATAACCTTGACCTCACTTCTCCTGGAGCAGCCTGGATGTTCTTACGCACCGTCTCAGCATTAAACTGTTCATACTGCATCGGCAACGATAATTCAGAACGAGGATGACACCGCAGTCCTGCAGTTTACTCTTTGTCCAAGCTACTCACTCGTATCCGTTTATCTCGGCCGTTTTTTGTCTCTCCACACtgttaaatgtaaaagtgaATGCCGAGTGTCTGTGCTCCAGTAAATCtgtctcatccttcctctcccttttcttgCCTTCCTCAGTGCCAGCAGCGTTGACCCTCGACCCCATCACGGCCCACCAAAGACTGATCCTCTCGGACGACTGTACCATCGTGGCCTACGGGAATCTCCATCCGCAGCCGCTGCAGGACTCCCCACGCCGCTTCGATGTGGAGGTGTCTGTCCTGGGCGCGGAGGGCTTCATCTCCGGTGTCCATTACTGGGAGGTGATGGTGTCGGAGAAGACCCAGTGGATGATCGGCGTAGCCAACGAGACAGTCAGTCGCAAGGGCAGCATCCAGATCCAGCCCAGTCGTGGCTTCTACTGCATTGTCATGCATGACGGGAACCAGTACAGTGCCTGCACCGAGCCCTGGACCCGTCTCAATGTCAAGAGCAAGCTGGAGAAGGTGGGGGTGTACCTGGACTACCCAAAAGGCCTACTCATCTTTTACAATGCAGACAACATGTCATGGCTCTACACCTACCGAGAGAAATTCCCCGCCAAGGTCTTCCCCTATTTCAGCCCCGGCCAGAGCCACGCCAACGGCAAGAACGTGCAACCGCTGCGAATCAACACTGTGCGCCTTTAAGAGCGACGCACATCTGTGGTCGTGATTGTCCTGACAGATGTATCCATCATAGGTGACTTCATAGGACTCAAGTCAAGTTTCACAATGTTTAATAGggtgtttgaaatgtttatttcgtTAAGGTTCAGTGTTAAGAATTGTGCTTGATGTTGCTGTGGAAGTCCACGCCGTTATTTTTTGGTGACTTGATAAGACTGTACGACAAAGGCCTGCATTTGAGCCTCATTCCACATCTTTCATTGAAAAGATGACACTGaatggagagagaaggggaggccCTGGGGCTTCTCTGGGGTCTGTGGAAGtgtgttaaaaaattaaaataaaaaaatatatagatatatattatttcCACTCTTAAATTGACTGTCCCAGACCTGCCTTACACACTCCCAGGGGAACCACTCCCCCTTATGAAGCTGCAGGCTCATCAGACTTGTCGTCTCTCGGTCCCGGTACTTGTCTTCTCTGTGCTGTACAGTCAACTTCGCTTTGTTTTATGGACAGCtcctattttatatttttgtttggattttttgcTTCTTCCAGTGGTTCACCCTGAACCTGTCAAGTCTGTTGGCACCTTTAACTTGGGGTTCCTCCTGCAGGAAACATCCACACGTGTCCGCTCTGTCTTCACCGTTACAAATCAAAGCTCCTGTTCCATTGTGCACTAACGATTCTCCACATCACCTAAAAACAACCATATGAATGAGTAAGTAGTCCATAGGCCGCCTATCCCTCTCCACTTCCCAGCTGTGCCCAATGGTGATAGGAAGGTCTGTCTGGAGATGGACGTTGTCCAGAAATGTGCTGCTATTGATTAAGCCAACACTTTAATATTTGTATATAGTGTATCGAGGATTAAAATGTCGTCATGCTGGCTCATATTTAagttttcctttcttccccccAAAACGCAAGTGATGCTGACCTTAAGCATACACTAAACCTCCACTTTGAtattgaattcaaatataaTTCTGCTTCCAGTTATGATGTTTGATCATTTTGTCTTGGAATCAAAAGGATTCTAAATCATTCCGGCTAAGTAGATACTAGCCACACGAGGCTGGGCCCTGTAAAAAGCCCTCAGTTgtaaaaacaatctgaaaagTTAAAAGATCAAAtgttgtttgaaaagaaaatctacagAGACCATCTGTTCTCACAGATCATATCACTCATGTTAATGAAGTCAGGATGGGTGTTTTAGGAAGTTGCAATTATAAAGggtggatagatggatggatagatggactTGAGCCCAATTGTGTGATCCTGGCATTCCCGTGGCTGCTGTTCTGTTACGTCATGATAAACTCACTGATCATTCCTCTGCAGGCGTGTTTCTTTCTTCGCCCCCATGCGCCTAAGGTCCTCTTGTTTATCTTGTTTTACCAGATCCAGCATTCTGagacaagtgtgtgtctgtgtggggcGAGTGCACAGGTCCGTCTGAGTGTTCTGCTTCATCTGtcattttaaaggagacatctACGCTCCTATTCAGgctcatcattttaatttgggttataacttgaaaaggttcacacgctctaatgttcagtaaacacattggtttcctcatactgtccatttctgcagctcctctttccagcctctctctgagACACTTGGTTTTGGTGCCGGGCTCCGCTCTCACTTCACCCGGCTTCGGGAGGGTTGAGACTAGCCGCTGGGCGCGCCATATGCAGTTCCGTAACATCGTGATGTGACGATGTTACAGAAGCATCGTTTCAGGAGCGGAGAGGACTTTACCgcggactttgggctttttcactttgcagatcttttacatacacaaaacatCTATATTAAAACAAGAGGTAAGAGAggaactgaaaaagcataatatgtctcctttaaatccGTCAGATCATGCAGCGGCCAAAAGTGTTCAAAATACTTTTGAAATCAAATTGGTAATActcattcaaattttaaaaaataaaataaaagtcatcCCCTACAGATGATCCAACAGAACGTTCACCTCGCACCCTTCCCTTGCCTCATTTTCACCTTTGCAGTGTGTAGTCTGTGTTgtccatttaaaagaaaactgggCAGTGCCCTTGTTTCTGTAGGATCTTATTCCGGTACGTGCAGTAGGATGCAAACTAGGGTCAAATTGTGAGCATGTTAtaatcactgttttgttttaactcGCACAAATCTGCAGGGGCCAGTGAGTTGTTCAGAAGTTGTCTGAGTAACATTGCTgagttagaaaaaaatgttggggaGTTTTCGGGGAAATTACTCATCAAATGTAATCCAGTGAGCTTCCTGTGTGGAGAAAAATGATTCATCCATTAATTTGTGGTTTAGACAATCAGGGCAGTATTCAGTCAGATCGTCGTTTGTTATCTAAAATGTCCTAACAAAATGGATCCCAACCAGCTGGGCTCATGCAGGTTAGAACACATGTTAGAATTTGACCCCAGTTTGCTGTGTGGCCGACCCCAGTGTGGTCCGCTTTGTTAAGGTTTTCTGTTTGAATATCAAGAAGGAGATTTGTCGTGAGGTGGTGTTGGGGGCTACTGGTTGGTGCCGACGACGCGAACggttaaaatgattttgatgatAATTATTAATGATAACAGTGTTGATTGTGTCTTGTGACGATGGCCGCTGTGTCATTGTGTGAACACACCATAAGTGtgcttctgctgctggagggcttgtgggaaatgttttaatgtacaATAAATGACTGTGAAAAACTGACAGCCTCTTGAACTCATTGTACATCAGCAAAAccatttttctctcccagttCTCAAACTGATCCGACATCAGGGGCTCTGTTTTACCCAAATCTGCTCACCAGTCTGTGCAGAACTTGCTGGAATACTTTTCTTAGGTAACATCAGCCACAAATTATTTTGGCACTAACAaccaaagcttttttttcagaCGAATTCCGGAAAAATTCCGGACCCAAATTTTACgtacattttccagagtttgactgaaaacaactttattttttctgtcaatgtatttaaagaaaacagcgggagattgtctgagtcagacaggaggaacatttctggaacattcaggcgaggggtggtgCTTGGCTTAGCACCCACTCGCTCCCCATGATTTTTTCAGTTTCGACAAGGGGTCGCGAGTTAACTTAACTTTATTCTAGATATTTAACTTGTGTTTTAGATGAGATGTTCCATACTCTCGGCTCTGCTGAGGTAATCCAGCAGGGAAGTGGGAGGCTGTGCACTTCTCATTTATTACTGTTCCCTCTTTTTAACTtggcagattgtgtgtgtgtgtgtgtgtgtgtgtgtgtgtgtgtgtgtgtgtgtgtgtgtgtgtgtgtgtgtgtgtgtgtgtgtgtgtgtgtgtgtgtgtgtgtgtgtgtgtgtgtgtgtgtgtgtgtgtgtgtgtgtgtgtgtgtgtgtgtgtgtgtgtgtgtgtgtgtgtgtgtgtgtgtgtaaccctgCTGCTTTATTATTTCACTCTCCAAAGCAATTGAGTCTGGTTGCATCATGAGTGCAGCTGCTCCGTAACAAACTGAAGTTTGAAGCTGAGTACTGTGTTCACATCAGACCCTCAGGACAAGTGGCTTCATATTTCCAGCTTTGATTCTGGCTCGCTCCTGTGACTGAGACATTTTTATCCGTGGAAAAGGAGTTCCGTCCTAtaatagagattttttttttacccgggTGGAAAGTGTCCACTAAATCGTTGCTGAGCGCTCCTTTGAGAGACCCGTATCTGATTCCAGGCTGATGTGGCCCTCCTGAGGCCAGTTCTTAATCTTGTAAGTGatggaaaaggtaaaaaaaaaaatgaagttcctttttttttcttttctttcgcaGTTAGAGAACAAGATCTGCAGCTAGAACGCTGGTGGCGTGAACAGATCTATCATCTGTTTTattgcacatgtttttttctattaggTTGAATATGACTTGAGTTGCATTATTATATAGTTATAATTAGGGCAAACAGGGGTTTTAACACCGTCTCAGTGCTGAAACAATGAATCCATTAATATACCGGTCaaagttttagaaaaaaacaatcgtttttatttttaagtttagATCAACAAAATAGTAAATTATGTTACTAGACCATCTGACAGAGCGTTGTGTCACTCGTTCATCCAACAGCAGGACAATGACCAAGAGCATCAGAAGTCTCCAGACTGGACAGAAGAACAACTGGACAAGGAGGTGAAAGTGGAATATTCTCCAACATTGTTGGGACAAACTTTCCAAACATCCATCATTTCCAGCTCTGGAAAGAATGCTGTGAATGTGTTTGGCTGCTGGATGAGTCCAAAACACTTTTAGGTTGCcaagatttatatatttgttctaTTCTTAaattcagaaacacagacattaCACTATGTGTGCATTTTGGAATAAGATGGAAAACTGTAGGTGTTCTAATACCTTTGACGGTTTGGGACTGAGCATTTATTTCCTTCTGTCTTTGTTAATTGATTAACACTTTTTTCGATAGCTGTTCTGATTAAATGATCAATAGctgattaataatttaaataattaaggTAATGTCTttgttccagcttctcagatgtgttgtccccccccccccccgtcttttaTAAATTTTACAATTTATTACATAATCTATTATCgattatatatatgtgtgtgtgtgtgtgtgtgtgtgcgcgcgcatgtgctGATAAAGCCATACAATCTGACACCATTAGAAGAATTTGACACAGAAGCAATGTATTATTTATCTCAACTTGTATTTACCTTCAGAGCACAGTTCCTGCACTGAATACAGTTACAGTTTCATGACTGAGGAAACTTACAGAAACTGGGATATTTCCCTTTTATGTCATCATCACTCTAAGTTCATTAAACTTAAGTCTGCTCTCACACTCTTCAGCAGAAACGTGTCAGTCTTGAAAGCAATAGTTTGCCTTTGGATGCATCGGGGTATTAACAGTGTCTGacttttcaaaaaggaaagaaaaaggagcatgaacacacatgcagaggaaCGTGGTATTTATGACGACGTGTGCTGCAGTTTGAGTATTTGTCTGCACAGGCACCTTGAAAGACGAGGAGGTGCAGGCCCCTGGCTCCATCACCGCTAAgacaacctgaaaaaaaaaaaaaaaaaaaaggcctcctTTTGTTTCCTGAATCCCCTTCATGCGTCTCCTGTTACAATCCTGAAGCTCGAGCAACCTGGAGGTGTAGAGTGTCAGTCGCTCTGAGCTGTTCTTGTACCAGAGTGCCCTCTGGTGTTGACGTCTAGTGTCCCCGCTCACCTCCAGAGGACCAGACTTCAGCACTCACAGATTACACTTTCACTTTAGGAGGAAATCTTTACCTCTGATGTTACAGATGATAAAacgataacaacaacaacaaagctgtCCTCGGCATCAAAGTGATGCATACATTTctcttgtttgcttttttagCACTTTAGTTCATTAGGGAAACTGTTAGACGACTATACCTTCTGGAGGATCTCAGCATCTGGGCCAGCATCCATTCGCAAgctgattattaatatttacaacTGCAAACctaaaaatatagataaatgtGAAACGTTGATGACAGGGTGGTTATTGGTCCCATATCAGCTTTGCTGTCACCATGTTAATATCTCTTTGCCACCGGGACGCAGGGTTTGCGGAAAAGTGACGCCTCGGTTTACGGCACAGAGGAACTGCTTCACCCAAAACATGGAAGGGAATCGTGTTCTCCCGGTATCTATTCcgagtgatggaaatggcagacgatTATCAATATGAATGTTGGTGCAGATGCCCTCTAACTTTTTCCAGAGGGGTTTGTATTTATGCTTTTCCTTTCTGAAATATGTGATGAATTGTCTTGTTTAGGCCTCTGACAGTTATTTTAATAGAACAACCTAAGatgttcagagaaaaaaaatgtctctttggGGAAACTTGTTAACAACTGGTAGACTCATCCAGCCCCAACCTGACACTGATTGTTGGTCAAATGTCAAACGGGTGGAGAGCTGCTGGTTCACTCTCTAACAAGACATTGTATTTTATAAACACAtaatagagtttttttttatgtacaatcCCAATCTGAAAAATAACTACACCTTTCAGATGCACCCTGTAAACACATTTCAGTGACTCCATCtttagttactttccacctcTTACAGCCGAACGAGATCGCTCTTTAAaccgacacacacaaaaaccacagaGGCGGGTAACAAAATCTGCGGTGCGTCGTCTGATCGCTCACTATTTATACATGGGTTGCATCTCGCAGGCTTTAAGTGGCGCCGCGTCAGCACACTTCACATCGGggctggttttttttcaaaacactgtTTGCCCCTTGGATTAGGCTCATTAAACCGGCTCGCTCCTGTAACCCCTCTGTGAGATGACAAATCAAGGCTGATCTCGAGGCTCTGAATAGTAAAAGAAGAACCTTCCAGCCATCTGTTTGAGTCGGGTTTAGTGTCTCTCGGTCGGGCAGGCCTCAGCCTGCCTCTTCAGCGCCTTTCAGCAGTCTCAACATATTATTTCAACATATGTGATTGGCTGCTCTGAAAGGCCTATTTACACTATATTCAAACCAGTGTTGACAGGTAGACCTGCGGTCTGCACACGAGCAATATCAATCTGCTGGTTCTGTTGCAAAATCGGCATCTCACCGGCGTGGGTTTCACACCAATGTGTCATGGTAAGAGTCCGATGTGTCGCTTTTGTTGGCTGCATATGAAAGTACGGATCGGACAAACAGCTCCAGAAGAATCTCTATAGTCCGGATCAGAAGAATGTTCACACTGAGGTTCAGAGGCAGCACAAAGATGGCGAGCACACTCACGGACCCTATCATTACATCCAGCCACAGGCAGGGAAAACCCCACTGTAGCCGACCAAACTGTCCCCGGCGTTGTGAGCCCTCGTGTCCCGCCGTGATCAATGTCAGAGGCGTACCTCTCTTTGTCCCGTCGCGTTCGCGTCCTCCCCGCTCGGCAGACAAACACCCGGGGGAGATGAGGACAAAGTCTCCATGGTGACGCGCCAACATCTGCACAATGTTCCAGGGATATGTTCTGTGAACGGTgcagctgctctctgttttctctgggTCAACACGCTGTGCTGACTCCGACACTGACATCCCACGGT is a window from the Scophthalmus maximus strain ysfricsl-2021 chromosome 6, ASM2237912v1, whole genome shotgun sequence genome containing:
- the trim62.1 gene encoding E3 ubiquitin-protein ligase TRIM62 isoform X2, with the translated sequence MPEETRLRDLRARGAAAITPDRQREMKEQLATLQDSEKGHTEALQLLQRQLTETKSSAKSLRATIGDAFERLHRFLRERQKSMLEELEMDTARKLADIEHKIQRYSQQLRDVKEGIQILQERLNETGRHDFLEGVAVTSERIKGKIHETNLTYEDFPTSKYMGPLQYTIWKSLFQDVSPVPAALTLDPITAHQRLILSDDCTIVAYGNLHPQPLQDSPRRFDVEVSVLGAEGFISGVHYWEVMVSEKTQWMIGVANETVSRKGSIQIQPSRGFYCIVMHDGNQYSACTEPWTRLNVKSKLEKVGVYLDYPKGLLIFYNADNMSWLYTYREKFPAKVFPYFSPGQSHANGKNVQPLRINTVRL